cttatccaaataactgcgttactatttttattttccctagtaaaatatataggcctatatttttgctttcttcttggctcatttttacttttgcgtctgaccgtagcgctcgattCCGCACTGCGCGCGACcatgtgagagcgcgagcgcgttttacaagccattttttgcagtgtcctcccgtaacgatgtgtggtagtataaagaaacacccctcaaaacaggggaaggaacatttacctgaagaattttaatgttgctttgtgtttcaggtttgaaaagtgctggaattttgactaacgtcgcctactttaaaatgcttgaaattgtaatggtatttcgtttcactaGCTGAAACTGttttgactgaacagttcgcttgtattacgtttacaaataaatttacaaataataccgcgcagctaaacgtaatgtcaggagatactgtagcgactactactcctcacggcgagtcttgccctttaagtgacgctggggggcggagcctgcgcgcgccagggttgcgttatcaataaagtttccctcctcgggatttttggattaagcagtttctgcctcggttaccgaacctgcttcaaaacattgttactgttaaaaatgcacttccaataaagtgagtattggaaaaatttattttgctgctgaatgtaactactaaagtaacttgtaatctaacgtagttacttttaaaatcaagtaatcagtaacgtaactaagttacttttaaaaggagtaatcagtaatccgattactttttcaaggtaacttagccatcactggtttTGATTCAATGCTGTGTACAGCCAAACTCGATAGTCTCTTTTCTGTCATAGTAGACCGCAAATAAGTCTTTATGAGCCTAAGAGATGAAAAGCTTCATTCACATGATGCACTGCTCACAGGTAAAACAACTGCTATTTTACACAACCTGAACAACTCATAAAAAACATCCTGGTATGGGTCCAAAAACTGAGTAAACTCCATTAGAGTTGTAGGACTCTCCTTGTCCCCCTTTTTTCTGTCTAGTACTCTCCTTGTCTGATGTAACTCATGTTTGAGATCCTCAATATTTGAATCATAAGCTTCAGCCAATAACAGAACAGCCTCCTCTCTCAAAAAAGTTGGACTTGATGGATTTAGTGCCTGTACACCCTGCATAAAACTACCtacttttattaacttataaagcattgcacgggcatttgctcctgaataccttcaggaacttatttcctattacgaacccccacgtccactaagatcacagggtgctggtcttttattagttccaaaaattaacaaggtaacagcaggggggaagagccttttcttgtaaggccccccagctttggaataatcttcctaaatgcgtccgggactcttgacacagtcacaatctttaagtctaggttgaaaacccacttatttagtttagcgtttgataattaatatccccccttagataaaggtacagatccaggggttcatagacgaagggttttatggttgactgggacgctggtgctgtcatcctgtcactgctcgtggtcactcaagttcgttgacagtgcagtggatggatgccattgtctcagaatgcccccaagcctatgttaccttctggttctgccttatttagctaggctgtaataatttaacttaatgccggagttgctgccacactccagaaatgtttataatttcacctgtcctgtatatgtatgtcctcatacagagcttaTTTtctctgtttcatttctccacatggctgcccgcctgcttgaggaataatgagataaggagaccagcgatccatcctgggccggccacctcctgcctaaccggatgcctacatcatgatggacattattacatatttttccttttctttctcttctttctgtctaaattgttgttgttgtcatggcgaccggtgtcggccagaggaggatgggttccccccctgagtcttggttcctctcaaggtttcttcctcatgcaaaaaactagggagttgttccttgccactgtcgcctttggtttgctcactgggggctaggactcggcacttgtaaagctgctttgtgacaactgttgtaaaaagcgctatataaataaaatttgattgattgattgatattcgGTTAAGTGGCAACAGATCAGTAACATGGATACAACATTATTGGATATAAAAGAACATCCCAGAGAGTCTTTCAGAAGTAAATAAGGAAATTATGTCTCTCATACAGAGAGacaacagatacacacagacactgaagacaaacagacagataaacagcaagacaggcagacagatagatgatggatggatgaatggatagaTAGACTGACAGACAGACGAGTGGTTCTTAAAAGTGCCGTTGAGTCGCTATAAAGGATAGTGAGATAGATGGATGTGAGGAGGGATCTGAAAGGtctgtgaaaagaaaaaaaaagatgtcaAAACATTTAATGTTAACATATAACTTTTCTGAGCATATTGCAGATACTGTTAGTAATAAAACAGATGTCTTTCACATTTGCTTAAAAAGAGTATAATAAAGCCACTCCAACTAGATTTGGTAGTGCACAGTGTGTGAAATGTTAATAAATATCATTGTGCTTTTATACTCTGATAATATTTTAACATATTTATTAAATACTGCCACGTATCATGAAAAAAATCTTAACTCATGTTTTCACAATTCACATATCAATCAGCTCTAGCTGAAATGTCATTTCTATATCATTCAATAATAGATATACAGTTTGAGTAATGTTAGTCTAGACCTGTGTATTATTTAGGTATACATAATTAGAGGCACATAATTAGGCCAGCTCTAACGCAAGCTAGCAAAGAAAATtttgtcgcctttggcttgctcactggggactaggactcggcacttgtaaagctgctttgtgacaacaactgttgtaaaaagcgctgtaTACAACcgatgctgagcgtggagggggcatgcatcatatgcatctgtcaaatcagtgttaattattccatgtattgtccaatcacttttggttgatcacctcatgttcacctcgtggacaccgtgcgTATTGAtgagtaaaagtataaaagatgagagtttggaatggggaattagctctctgcgACAGACACTCctggtgtgtttgtaacagATCTCAGGGTTAAGCCatgctttgttaaaataaatctaTTATTGTCGCTTTATAGATTTGGACTTAGCAAAGTCGTGCAAATGCTTGCACAAATTAGGGAGGAAAACAGAGATATGAAAGAAGATATTAAAAAGTTTACCCATGATGTAAAGGCCCTGAGACGAGACTTAGTGGACACTGAAAGCACACTGCCTTCTGTCATCAGTCTCCCCCTTAGAACCATGGCAGATTTTGATCATGCAGAGGTCATCTTAAAACATACGAAGGAATTTCAAAAGATGGTACTTctctttaaataaaatgttatctTTGTGACAGGATTTAGCAAGAGTAATAAATTAGCCCTTCCATCCTCTTCTCAGTATGCAAAGTGCAgtgctgaaaataaaaaaatatctcTTAATAGTATACCTGCCAGTAAGGCATACAATAGGAGAATTTTGACTGGCTTATCATTCCTTACATGCCCTTTGTTATTACATAGTTTTAGGTACGTCTCATCAATACTGTCCTCTTAGGTGTCTTACCTTTCCATCATGGGTGGACATACACAAGAAATGGTTGTAAGATGGACGCTGACCCATGCCCTTTTCAATGGTTTGGCAAGTCAGCTGAATTGGGCTGCTAAAGGCCACAAGAGGGCATTCAACATGTTTGGTAAGTTCATAcatgcacatgaaacacattaACTGGGAATTTGCCAACCCATAACTTATATATAGCAGTAGCCACCTGTGGCTTAAATCTTTTTATAGCTCTATTTTATAGCTTTTATAAATGTGGGTGCACATAGTTAAAGAGGAAATCTTTTGTAAATAACTTATTCAGTGTTTGTGTGAAATGCTCCATTCTATAGAAACGTATTGAGTCACAATTGTTCTCAGTGGTGGTGATAGTTTTATACCTCTCAAAACTCCCTTAAGGAAATTATTTCCTGATATTGTAATAATGTGTCTTTATATTAGTATCGAGAATCGatcttggtggtggtggtagtagtagtagtagtagtaatatcAATAGAAGTATATTAAACATATTAGagtattattatcattattatattGTAGCTGCAGTGAGGAATGAGGCAGATAGTAAGACATTGCTCATGCTTTCATTTTATTAAAGAAAACTCGCATCAAACAGGTGTAAGGGAAAGAAAGGaagcacaaacaacacacattcagggtGGCATTAACTAACCATGCACTGCCCTCACAGACCCCGCCCAGAGTTCACCTATTGGTAGGCGCTACATTGCCCCCTCCTCAAGGGTCAACTGCCCTGGTGACCCGCAGAGTGCGGACAAAGTCTCTCAAGTGAGCAGGGGTCCTCCTGAACCGATGTGGTCTCTCTGTGGCTCTCAGCAGCGTTGGACTGGCTGGCTCTGTATCTGGCCCAGCGCACGGGGTGTCCTTAGGGGGCTCAGAGCCATGAATGTCTCGCTGGCGGGGCCGATGTGGAGTGAGACTGTCCCGGTGCACCGAACTCGATATACCACTTTGCCCAGGCGACTCAGGATTTCACAGGGGTCCTCCCAGTGTGACTGGAGCTTGAGGCAGTGCCCCCGGTGTCAGGGGTTGTAGAGCCAGACCTGGACCCCTGGGGCAGGAGGTTCACCTTGGCACTGGGATTCGTAGGAGCGCTTCTGCCGACCACAAGCATCCCCCTGCCGACCACAAGCATCCCCCTGGTGTTCTCGAGCCAGCTGACGGGCTGTCAGGAGGTGCGGCTGCAGCTGCTGCACATAacataacgtgtgtgtgcagctccACGGGTGTGCGCAGCTCTCTGCCGAACATGAGCTGTGCTGGCGTGTGCCAAATGAGCGCTCAATGGCAgcatctgtatatgtgtgtgttgcttttgtGGGGATAGTCATATTCAACACAGATTGCTCTGTGAAGCTTGACTGCTGGTGAAGTCTACTTGATGGTCCCTGGACTTCACTCCTCTGGCTGGGCTTTCAAGCAGCAGCAAAAAGCCTTTGGGATGGCTGCAAAGATCCTCGACAGCATCTTTGGAGGCTTCTTAACAGGAGATGCGTCTGTTACCATGCAAAGAATACCAACAATGGACAGGCTGTCCTCACTACAGAGTGAgatggtggagggtgtaggtgaaTCACAAGGTGATGAACTAGGGCCATCACAATCCTTCACCAAGCCACTGTCTTCAGATTTCAGACAGGAAACCACAGGGCCCTCGATTAGACCAGAATTCTTCTTGTTCTTAACAGAAGATGCGTCGCTCACCGATTCATTATATGAAGCTGTAAAATAACAGATTAAATTATTAAGACCTTTCTAGTGATATATACACAGGAGGTGCACATTTTACTTACTTAAACGTATACAGAATATTTGTTATTTGCATAATGACTAACGTATTTTCCTATAAGTAACACAATTTCAACAGACTTACAGAATTCAGGAATATCAGCTTGCAGGTCACCTCCTCTCATCTTCTCTGAGCTTACTTGATTTCGCTTcatagagaaaaaaagaaaacgttAGGATGTTAATATTAGAAAACTAACATTAAGAGAAATTCAATAATCAAAAGGAGACATCAGAAATGCTGTATGAAAGAACTGGGCCTAGGGAACATACTTAAATATATTGCTATGAAttgtatagtgttaattcactaCCAAATTTTCATCTCCACATGTGAGATGACTAGCAGAACATTAATGTCAAGAAATGTATTAGCAAAATAGACCTTCATACCTTCCAGCCAAATTTGATCATGGGAGGCTTCAGAATGAAAGGGAACCTGCTGCGTTTCTTCGGGACTTGTGTTATGAGATTAACCAGACTTCCTGCTCTGCTGGAAGGTGTAGGTGAATCACAAGGAGATGAACTAGGGCCATCACAATCCTTCACCAAGCCACTGTCTTCAGATTTCAGACAGGAAACCACAGGGCCCTCGATTAGACCAGAATTCTTCTTGTTCTTAACAGAAGATGCGTCGCTCACCAATTCATTATATGAAGCTGTAAAATATCAGATAAAATTATTAAGACCGTTCTAGTGATATATACACAGGAGATGCACATTTTACTTAAACGTATACTGAAGATTTGTTATTTGCATAATGACTAACGTATTTTCCTATAAGTAACACAATTTCAACAGACTTACAGACTTCAGGAATATCAGCAATATCACGCAGAATATCATACAGCTCAACTCGTGTCGTCCTCTCTGGGCTTACTTCATTTCGCTTCATAGGAATCGAACATATGAATTGtagtatagtgttaattcactaCCAAATTTTCATCTCCACATGTGAGATGACTAGCAGAAAAACATGACTAGCAGAACATTAATGTCAAGAAATGTATTAGCAAAATTGACCTTCATACCTTCAAGCCAAATGTGTTCATGGGAGGCTTCCGAATGAAAGGGAACCTGCTACGAATCTTC
The nucleotide sequence above comes from Brachyhypopomus gauderio isolate BG-103 unplaced genomic scaffold, BGAUD_0.2 sc43, whole genome shotgun sequence. Encoded proteins:
- the LOC143486019 gene encoding uncharacterized protein LOC143486019 — its product is MNKKIRSRFPFIRKPPMNTFGLKRNEVSPERTTRVELYDILRDIADIPEVSSYNELVSDASSVKNKKNSGLIEGPVVSCLKSEDSGLVKDCDGPSSSPCDSPTPSSRAGSLVNLITQVPKKRSRFPFILKPPMIKFGWKRNQVSSEKMRGGDLQADIPEFSSYNESVSDASSVKNKKNSGLIEGPVVSCLKSEDSGLVKDCDGPSSSPCDSPTPSTISLCSEDSLSIVGILCMVTDASPVKKPPKMLSRIFAAIPKAFCCCLKAQPEE